Proteins found in one Erythrobacter sp. KY5 genomic segment:
- a CDS encoding EcsC family protein yields MSVNSRKSGMDIQRDIENYRLSKPSRLGRGIERFTHPFGKTLAGLVPDTVIRAVIKGIDQAVAIPQLMTFDHDVHDIEAAHHAARKVSRAAQGVSASTGAAAGLGGAVSMTADIPATMAIALRTIRDTGRAFGFDGEGPEEKIFRLQILELATLDDPDVRRDRIADLEAQIDPNGHLKSAKGDDIFGVVDQAVERISRALAFAAFRSRAGMLVPVAGSIVGGLVNSSFQADIGKAARFAFQVRALKRAEMIEG; encoded by the coding sequence GTGTCCGTCAACAGCCGTAAGTCTGGTATGGACATTCAACGCGACATTGAAAATTACCGCCTCAGCAAACCTTCGCGCCTTGGGCGGGGGATTGAACGCTTTACCCACCCCTTTGGCAAAACGCTGGCCGGGCTCGTGCCGGACACTGTGATCCGCGCGGTCATCAAGGGCATCGACCAGGCGGTGGCGATCCCGCAATTGATGACTTTCGACCATGACGTGCACGACATCGAAGCCGCGCATCACGCTGCACGCAAGGTGAGCCGCGCGGCGCAAGGGGTCAGCGCTTCGACCGGCGCGGCAGCGGGATTGGGCGGCGCCGTTTCGATGACTGCCGATATTCCGGCGACGATGGCCATCGCCTTGCGGACGATCCGCGATACGGGGCGCGCGTTCGGTTTCGACGGCGAAGGTCCGGAAGAAAAGATTTTCCGGCTTCAGATACTGGAGCTTGCGACACTCGACGACCCTGATGTGCGGCGCGATCGTATCGCGGATCTCGAAGCGCAGATCGACCCCAACGGGCATCTCAAATCTGCAAAGGGCGACGACATTTTCGGCGTGGTGGATCAGGCGGTCGAACGCATTTCGCGTGCGCTCGCCTTCGCCGCGTTCCGAAGCCGTGCAGGCATGCTCGTTCCGGTGGCGGGCTCTATCGTCGGCGGTCTCGTCAACTCATCGTTTCAGGCCGATATCGGCAAGGCGGCGCGCTTCGCATTTCAGGTGCGCGCTTTGAAACGCGCTGAGATGATCGAAGGCTGA
- the phbB gene encoding acetoacetyl-CoA reductase, translating into MGRVAIVTGGTRGIGEAICQRLKRQGHTVIANYGGNDDAAAAFTEETGIPSMKWDVGDHEACLDGCARVADEYGEVDIVINNAGITRDGTLHKMSFDDWNDVMRVNLGGCFNMAKATFPGMRERKWGRIVNIGSINGQAGQYGQVNYAAAKSGIHGFTKALAQEGAKFGVTVNAIAPGYIDTDMVAAVPEPVLEKIVAKIPVGRLGQAEEIARGVAFFTSNNGAFMTGSTMSINGGQHMY; encoded by the coding sequence ATGGGCCGGGTAGCAATCGTCACGGGCGGCACGCGCGGGATCGGGGAGGCCATTTGCCAGCGCCTCAAGCGGCAAGGCCACACGGTCATCGCCAATTATGGCGGCAACGATGACGCCGCCGCTGCCTTCACCGAGGAGACGGGCATCCCCTCCATGAAGTGGGATGTGGGCGATCACGAAGCGTGCCTCGATGGATGCGCCAGAGTTGCCGACGAATATGGCGAGGTTGATATCGTCATCAACAATGCCGGCATCACGCGTGACGGCACGCTTCACAAGATGAGCTTTGACGACTGGAACGACGTCATGCGCGTGAACCTTGGCGGGTGCTTCAACATGGCAAAGGCCACCTTCCCCGGCATGCGCGAGAGGAAATGGGGCCGGATCGTCAATATCGGCTCGATCAACGGGCAGGCGGGCCAGTATGGTCAGGTGAACTACGCCGCCGCCAAATCGGGCATTCACGGCTTTACCAAGGCGCTCGCACAGGAAGGCGCAAAATTCGGCGTGACAGTCAACGCCATCGCGCCGGGATATATCGACACCGACATGGTCGCCGCCGTGCCGGAGCCGGTGCTTGAGAAGATCGTCGCCAAGATCCCGGTCGGCCGTCTCGGTCAGGCCGAGGAAATTGCCCGCGGCGTGGCCTTTTTCACGTCAAACAACGGCGCCTTCATGACCGGCTCGACCATGAGCATCAACGGTGGTCAGCACATGTATTGA
- a CDS encoding DUF3576 domain-containing protein, with translation MTRRISALATPIRLTAALGALGLLAACGGNERPRTELAAAQLNTIGVNAYLWRGALETLSFAPLASADSAGGVIVTDWYANPSNPNERVKVTVTILDQDLRADALRVSASRQVVEGAGWVDAPVQAATVQKLEDIILTRARDLRRKALAG, from the coding sequence GTGACACGCCGTATTTCTGCACTTGCCACACCGATCCGTCTCACCGCTGCGCTTGGCGCGCTCGGCCTGCTCGCCGCATGCGGTGGCAACGAACGTCCCCGCACCGAACTTGCCGCAGCGCAATTGAACACGATCGGGGTCAACGCCTATCTGTGGCGCGGCGCGCTCGAAACGCTCAGCTTTGCTCCATTGGCTTCGGCTGACAGCGCTGGCGGCGTGATCGTAACCGACTGGTATGCGAACCCTTCGAACCCCAACGAGCGGGTGAAGGTGACCGTGACCATCCTCGACCAAGACCTGCGCGCTGATGCCTTGCGCGTTTCGGCCAGCCGTCAGGTTGTCGAAGGCGCTGGCTGGGTCGATGCACCCGTGCAGGCGGCAACCGTCCAGAAACTTGAGGATATCATCCTCACCCGTGCCCGCGACCTGCGCCGCAAAGCGCTTGCCGGCTAA